A section of the Streptomyces xinghaiensis S187 genome encodes:
- a CDS encoding phosphatidylserine decarboxylase, which produces MPHSQPSAPRGRVRLARGASPWLLPTVATAAISLSRARRSGRAAAVAVPATALAAGMLWFFRDPEREITQGRVISPADGVVQSIMPWKDGRTRVAIFMSPLNVHVNRAPLAGTVTSVEHIPGGFVPAFNKESENNERVVWHFDTELGDIEMVQIAGAVARRIVPYVTQGTKVEQGERIGLIRFGSRVDVYLPEGVEVDVEVGQATQAGVTRLDRD; this is translated from the coding sequence ATGCCCCACAGCCAACCCTCTGCACCACGCGGCCGGGTCCGCCTCGCGCGCGGCGCGTCGCCGTGGCTCCTCCCGACCGTGGCCACCGCGGCCATCAGCCTGTCCCGCGCCCGGCGCTCCGGGCGCGCGGCAGCGGTCGCCGTGCCCGCCACCGCTCTGGCGGCGGGCATGCTGTGGTTCTTCCGCGACCCCGAGCGCGAGATCACCCAGGGCAGAGTGATCTCGCCGGCCGACGGTGTGGTGCAGAGCATCATGCCGTGGAAGGACGGGCGCACCCGCGTCGCGATCTTCATGAGCCCGCTGAACGTCCACGTCAACCGTGCCCCGCTCGCCGGCACGGTGACCTCCGTCGAGCACATCCCCGGCGGATTCGTCCCGGCGTTCAACAAGGAGAGCGAGAACAACGAGCGGGTGGTCTGGCACTTCGACACCGAGCTCGGCGACATCGAGATGGTGCAGATCGCCGGCGCCGTGGCGCGCCGCATCGTCCCGTACGTCACGCAGGGCACGAAGGTCGAGCAGGGTGAGCGCATCGGCCTGATCCGCTTCGGTTCGCGGGTCGACGTCTACCTCCCGGAAGGTGTCGAGGTGGACGTCGAGGTGGGCCAGGCCACACAGGCAGGGGTGACTCGTCTTGACCGTGATTGA
- the pssA gene encoding CDP-diacylglycerol--serine O-phosphatidyltransferase translates to MPLSTRLSIADALTLGNATCGFLAVYFTTTGVLIPHITGSEVSGMARHSAATAVMLMLLASVFDLFDGLVARKLRSSAMGAELDNLSDLVSFGLAPAYFVVVWGMVANDAHQLMSAVAAIVVLLAVVLRLARFSCVTLRDGIFQGMPSPFGALTVVSIVLLELPFFPTLLAIIGVAWLMVSRVEYPKPRGALAVAMLAWIAASMGMLAAWAFDSPGGQLLLQTGCALQVVLGAVIPLFATARRVNTFRGNRREARAAQLP, encoded by the coding sequence ATGCCGCTGTCGACACGCCTGTCGATAGCGGACGCCCTCACCCTCGGCAACGCCACCTGCGGCTTCCTGGCGGTGTACTTCACCACCACCGGGGTGCTCATCCCGCACATCACGGGCAGCGAGGTCAGCGGCATGGCGCGGCACAGCGCCGCGACCGCCGTCATGCTGATGCTGCTCGCCTCGGTCTTCGACCTCTTCGACGGGCTCGTGGCACGCAAGCTCCGCAGCTCGGCGATGGGCGCGGAGCTGGACAACCTCTCCGACCTGGTCAGCTTCGGTCTGGCGCCGGCGTACTTCGTCGTGGTCTGGGGCATGGTCGCCAACGACGCCCACCAGCTGATGTCGGCGGTGGCCGCGATCGTGGTGCTGCTGGCGGTGGTGCTGCGGCTGGCGCGGTTCTCCTGCGTCACGCTGCGGGACGGGATCTTCCAGGGGATGCCCTCCCCGTTCGGGGCGCTGACCGTCGTGTCGATCGTCCTGCTGGAGCTGCCGTTCTTCCCGACGCTGCTGGCGATCATCGGGGTGGCCTGGCTGATGGTGAGCCGGGTGGAGTACCCGAAGCCCCGGGGCGCGCTGGCGGTCGCCATGCTCGCCTGGATTGCCGCGAGCATGGGCATGCTGGCGGCCTGGGCGTTCGACTCCCCCGGCGGCCAGCTGCTGCTGCAGACGGGCTGCGCGCTCCAGGTGGTCCTGGGCGCCGTCATCCCGCTCTTCGCCACGGCGCGGCGGGTGAACACCTTCCGCGGCAACCGGCGTGAGGCCCGGGCGGCCCAGCTGCCGTAG
- a CDS encoding glycerate kinase → MPDTTGAAAGVLIATDKFKGSLTAAEVARYLTEGIHRAAPGARIEALPVADGGDGTVDAALAAGFERREAVVTGPLGASHTARYAFRGSTAVVEMAEASGLRHLPAGHFAPRTATTYGTGELLRAALDAGAREIVLGVGGSATTDGGAGMLTALGARFLTPGGEPVPPGGGGLRELASADLSGLDPRLAATDLVLASDVDNPLTGPRGAAAVYGPQKGATGTDVRVLDHALVHYATVLHRVLGPRAAECAAAPGAGAAGGVGYGALAVLGARFRPGIEVLLEVLGFGAALDRAGLVVTGEGSLDEQTLHGKAPAGVAAAARAAGKPVVAVCGRLALTPGQLAAAGIEHAYALTDLEPDPAVCIDRAGPLLVRVGERLATDRLPAG, encoded by the coding sequence GTGCCGGACACCACAGGGGCGGCGGCGGGTGTGCTGATCGCCACCGACAAGTTCAAGGGCTCGCTCACGGCCGCCGAAGTCGCCCGGTATCTCACCGAGGGCATCCACCGGGCCGCTCCCGGGGCGCGGATCGAGGCCCTGCCCGTCGCCGACGGCGGTGACGGCACGGTCGACGCCGCCCTCGCCGCCGGATTCGAGCGGCGCGAGGCCGTCGTCACCGGGCCGCTCGGCGCCTCGCACACGGCCCGCTACGCGTTCCGCGGCTCCACCGCCGTGGTCGAGATGGCCGAGGCGTCCGGGCTGCGGCACCTCCCCGCCGGGCACTTCGCCCCGCGCACGGCCACCACGTACGGCACCGGTGAGCTGCTGCGGGCCGCGCTGGACGCCGGGGCGCGGGAGATCGTCCTCGGCGTCGGCGGCTCCGCCACCACCGACGGCGGCGCGGGGATGCTCACCGCGCTCGGCGCCCGCTTCCTGACCCCCGGCGGCGAGCCCGTACCGCCCGGGGGCGGCGGGCTGCGGGAGCTGGCGTCCGCCGACCTGTCCGGGCTCGACCCCCGCCTCGCCGCGACGGACCTGGTCCTCGCCAGTGACGTCGACAACCCGCTGACCGGGCCCCGCGGCGCCGCCGCCGTCTACGGGCCGCAGAAGGGCGCGACCGGGACGGACGTGCGGGTCCTCGACCACGCCCTCGTCCACTACGCCACCGTGCTGCACCGGGTGCTCGGGCCGCGCGCCGCCGAGTGCGCCGCCGCGCCGGGGGCCGGAGCAGCGGGCGGCGTCGGATACGGGGCCCTGGCCGTGCTCGGGGCACGCTTCCGGCCCGGGATCGAGGTGCTCCTGGAGGTGCTGGGCTTCGGCGCCGCGCTGGACCGGGCCGGCCTGGTCGTCACGGGCGAGGGCTCGCTGGACGAGCAGACGCTGCACGGCAAGGCCCCGGCGGGCGTGGCCGCCGCGGCGCGGGCCGCGGGGAAGCCCGTGGTGGCCGTCTGCGGCCGGCTGGCCCTCACTCCCGGGCAGCTCGCCGCCGCGGGGATCGAGCACGCCTACGCGCTCACCGACCTGGAGCCCGATCCGGCGGTCTGCATCGACCGCGCCGGGCCGCTCCTGGTGCGTGTGGGGGAGCGGCTGGCCACCGACCGGCTGCCGGCCGGGTAG
- a CDS encoding NUDIX domain-containing protein: MTTTDTSGTETAETARTTASASTAAAEAAGATGAADDYAAYIAGLPKILAGAAALFQDARGHVLVVEPNYRDDDRWIFPGGTVESDLGETPRQGARRETAEEIGLDVELGALLAVDWVPGTGRPPIVSYLYDGGVLDEQQLAAIRLQEEELTAWRLVHPDELGRYLSPDMDRRVRAALAARAAGRSPVELEHGREPEGALGG; encoded by the coding sequence ATGACCACCACCGACACTTCCGGGACCGAGACCGCCGAGACCGCCCGGACCACCGCGAGCGCCTCGACCGCCGCCGCCGAGGCTGCCGGGGCCACCGGGGCCGCCGACGACTACGCCGCCTACATCGCCGGTCTGCCCAAGATCCTCGCGGGCGCCGCGGCGCTCTTCCAGGACGCGCGGGGCCACGTGCTCGTCGTCGAGCCGAACTACCGCGACGACGACCGGTGGATCTTCCCCGGCGGTACCGTGGAGTCCGACCTGGGCGAGACGCCCCGGCAGGGCGCCCGCCGCGAGACGGCCGAGGAGATCGGCCTCGACGTGGAGCTCGGCGCGCTGCTCGCCGTCGACTGGGTGCCGGGCACGGGCCGCCCTCCGATCGTCTCGTACCTGTACGACGGCGGGGTGCTCGACGAGCAGCAGCTCGCGGCCATCCGGCTCCAGGAGGAGGAGCTGACGGCCTGGCGGCTGGTGCACCCGGACGAGCTCGGCCGCTACCTGAGCCCCGACATGGACCGCCGCGTCCGCGCCGCCCTCGCCGCCCGGGCGGCGGGCCGGTCCCCGGTGGAACTGGAGCACGGGCGGGAGCCGGAAGGCGCACTCGGCGGCTGA
- a CDS encoding methylated-DNA--[protein]-cysteine S-methyltransferase, translating into MSQRTHTVVGSPVGPLTLVATDGVLSGLYMTGQRHRPADETFGSPAGPGATPFGEVVRFLDAYFAGERPHYGLPLHMAGTPFQQRVWAALRDIPYGETLSYGELAAVLGRPTASRAVGMANGRNPIGIIVPCHRVIGAGGSLTGYGGGLDRKRHLLALEGALPSPGPESAPVRATDSAAPGPAPAHAVLF; encoded by the coding sequence ATGTCCCAGCGAACCCACACCGTCGTCGGCAGCCCGGTCGGCCCGCTGACCCTGGTCGCCACCGACGGGGTCCTCTCCGGTCTCTACATGACCGGCCAGCGCCACCGCCCCGCCGACGAGACCTTCGGCAGCCCTGCCGGCCCCGGCGCCACCCCGTTCGGTGAAGTCGTCCGCTTCCTCGACGCCTACTTCGCCGGGGAGCGCCCGCACTACGGCCTGCCGCTCCACATGGCGGGGACACCCTTCCAGCAGCGGGTCTGGGCCGCCCTGCGCGACATCCCGTACGGCGAGACGCTGAGCTACGGCGAACTCGCGGCCGTGCTCGGCAGGCCGACCGCCTCCCGCGCCGTGGGCATGGCCAACGGCAGGAACCCGATCGGCATCATCGTCCCCTGCCACCGCGTGATCGGCGCGGGCGGCAGCCTCACCGGCTACGGCGGCGGCCTCGACCGCAAGCGCCACCTGCTGGCCCTGGAAGGCGCGCTCCCGAGCCCGGGCCCGGAATCGGCCCCGGTCCGGGCCACGGACTCGGCCGCGCCCGGTCCGGCACCCGCGCACGCGGTGCTCTTCTAG
- a CDS encoding AlkA N-terminal domain-containing protein → MHTDTESCVRAVRSKDARFDGWFFTAVRTTGIYCRPSCPAVPPKPENMTFHPSAAAAQQAGYRACKRCRPDATPGSPQWNERADLTARAMRLIADGVVDREGVPGLAARLGYSTRQIERQLHAELGAGPLALARAQRAQTARLLIETSELPMADIAFAAGFASIRAFNETVREVFALAPTDLRTRAGRTGPVPGGAPGRDRPAPRPGAGLPGPGSAPAPAPATLTLRLPHRAPLHPDNLFGHLAATAVPGVEEWRDGAYRRTLRLPYGHGVVTLRPGPGHIACRLSLTDPRDLTGAISRCRRLLDLDADPVAVDELLRADPVLAPLVGKAPGRRVPRTVDAAEFAVRAVLGQQVSTAAARTHAARLVRAHGDPVDDPQGGGLTHLFPAPEALAGLDPEKLALPRSRRTTLTTLVAALASGDLALDPGSDWRTARERLAALPGFGPWTVETIAMRALGDPDAFLPTDLGLRRAAAACDLPATPAALTARAAAWRPWRAYAVQYLWATDDHPINHMPTG, encoded by the coding sequence ATGCACACCGACACCGAGAGCTGCGTGCGGGCCGTGCGGTCGAAGGACGCGCGGTTCGACGGCTGGTTCTTCACCGCCGTCCGCACCACCGGCATCTACTGCCGTCCGAGCTGCCCGGCCGTGCCCCCCAAGCCCGAGAACATGACCTTCCACCCCAGTGCCGCCGCCGCACAGCAGGCCGGTTACCGCGCCTGCAAGCGCTGCCGCCCCGACGCCACCCCCGGCTCGCCGCAGTGGAACGAACGCGCGGATCTCACCGCCCGCGCCATGCGGCTCATCGCCGACGGCGTCGTCGACCGCGAGGGCGTCCCCGGCCTTGCCGCCCGCCTCGGCTACAGCACCCGGCAGATCGAACGCCAGCTCCACGCCGAACTGGGCGCCGGACCGCTCGCGCTCGCCCGCGCCCAGCGCGCCCAGACCGCCCGGCTCCTCATCGAGACCAGTGAACTCCCCATGGCGGACATCGCGTTCGCGGCGGGCTTCGCCAGCATCCGGGCGTTCAACGAGACGGTGCGGGAGGTCTTCGCGCTCGCGCCGACGGACCTGCGCACCCGGGCCGGCCGCACCGGCCCGGTTCCGGGCGGCGCCCCGGGCCGGGACCGGCCGGCCCCGCGCCCCGGCGCCGGGCTCCCCGGCCCCGGTTCCGCCCCCGCTCCCGCTCCCGCCACGCTCACTCTCCGGCTGCCCCACCGGGCACCGCTCCACCCCGACAACCTCTTCGGCCACCTCGCGGCCACCGCCGTGCCCGGCGTCGAGGAGTGGCGGGACGGGGCGTACCGCCGCACCCTCCGCCTCCCCTACGGGCACGGGGTCGTCACCCTGCGCCCCGGACCCGGCCACATCGCCTGCCGGCTCTCCCTCACCGACCCCCGCGACCTGACCGGGGCCATCAGCCGCTGCCGCCGCCTGCTCGACCTCGACGCCGACCCCGTCGCCGTGGACGAACTGCTGCGCGCCGATCCGGTCCTCGCACCGCTCGTCGGCAAGGCGCCCGGACGCCGGGTGCCGCGCACCGTGGACGCCGCCGAGTTCGCCGTACGGGCCGTGCTCGGGCAGCAGGTGTCCACGGCCGCCGCCCGCACCCACGCGGCACGGCTGGTCCGGGCGCACGGCGACCCGGTGGACGACCCCCAGGGCGGTGGCCTCACCCATCTCTTCCCGGCCCCCGAGGCGCTCGCCGGCCTCGACCCGGAGAAACTCGCCCTGCCCCGCAGCCGCCGGACCACGCTCACCACCCTCGTCGCCGCACTCGCGTCCGGTGACCTCGCCCTCGACCCCGGCAGCGACTGGCGCACCGCCCGCGAACGCCTCGCCGCGCTCCCCGGATTCGGCCCCTGGACCGTCGAGACCATCGCGATGCGCGCCCTCGGCGACCCCGACGCCTTCCTCCCCACCGACCTCGGCCTGCGCCGCGCCGCCGCCGCGTGCGACCTCCCCGCGACCCCGGCCGCGCTCACCGCCCGCGCCGCCGCCTGGCGCCCCTGGCGCGCGTACGCCGTCCAGTACCTGTGGGCGACCGACGACCACCCCATCAACCACATGCCCACCGGATGA
- a CDS encoding Clp protease N-terminal domain-containing protein: MFERFTRQARQVVVQAQEETRNLGHPAVGSEHLLLAALSRRDDPATAALSRLGVTAGSCRAEVERLTDRGGSGLGPDDAESLRSLGIDPDEIRSRAEAAFGPGALDPAPERPEPARGLRRLVPVRRDRRGGARPGGHLAFTPRAKKALERSLREALSLKDRHIGTEHVLLALLDPEDKVTATVLRRLGTEPDTARAAVLSGLGRAA, translated from the coding sequence ATGTTCGAGCGATTCACCCGTCAGGCCCGGCAGGTCGTCGTCCAGGCACAGGAGGAGACCCGGAACCTGGGGCACCCGGCGGTCGGTTCGGAGCATCTGCTGCTCGCCGCGCTGTCCCGGCGGGACGATCCGGCCACCGCGGCGCTGTCCCGGCTCGGCGTCACGGCCGGGTCCTGCCGGGCCGAGGTCGAGCGGCTGACGGACCGGGGCGGCAGCGGCCTGGGGCCGGACGACGCGGAGTCGCTGCGCTCCCTCGGCATCGATCCGGACGAGATCCGCAGCCGCGCCGAGGCGGCCTTCGGGCCCGGGGCGCTCGACCCCGCGCCGGAGAGACCGGAGCCCGCCCGCGGCCTGCGACGGCTGGTCCCCGTGCGGCGCGACCGGCGGGGCGGTGCCCGTCCCGGCGGGCATCTGGCGTTCACGCCGCGCGCCAAGAAGGCACTGGAGCGCTCCCTGCGCGAGGCGCTGTCGCTCAAGGACCGTCACATCGGTACGGAACACGTGCTGCTGGCCCTGCTGGACCCGGAGGACAAGGTCACCGCCACCGTTCTGCGGCGCCTGGGCACCGAGCCGGACACCGCGCGGGCCGCCGTCCTGTCCGGACTCGGCCGGGCGGCCTGA
- a CDS encoding phytoene desaturase family protein: protein MLDAVVVGTGPNGLTAAVELARRGYAVAAYEARDEVGGGARTEELTLPGFRHDTCSAVHPLGVGSPAFDAMPLGRFGLEWLHHELPLAHPWEDGTAAVLAPSVGETAASLGARDAGAYRRLLEPFTGHWETLSADFLRTQWLGVPRDPLRWARFMSVAGLPVAVLSRLFRDGKARALLAGLAGHVIAAPTSIASGGVALMFALAAHERGWPIARGGSQAISDALTGYLRELGGTVHTGVTVKRLDELPPARAYVFDTAPRALAEIAGLGNAYRNFRHGPGVFKIDYALSGPVPWTAPEARRAGTVHIGPTYGEIDDALRRAVGGREPRTPLLLTAQPTLTDPSRAPEGKHTFWAYGHVPNGWTGDATEVIERQLERFAPGFRDLVLARATAGPPEMAAKNANYVGGDIGCGAFDGLQSAIRPKLARVPYSTAHPAVFLCSSATPPGGGVHGMCGHHAARRVWRRLREMAR, encoded by the coding sequence ATGCTCGATGCGGTGGTGGTGGGAACCGGGCCCAACGGCCTGACCGCCGCCGTCGAACTGGCCCGCCGCGGATACGCCGTGGCCGCCTACGAGGCCCGGGACGAAGTCGGCGGCGGGGCCCGCACCGAGGAGTTGACGCTCCCCGGCTTCCGCCACGACACGTGCTCCGCCGTCCACCCCCTGGGCGTCGGGTCGCCCGCGTTCGACGCCATGCCGCTCGGCCGCTTCGGGCTGGAGTGGCTCCACCACGAACTGCCCCTCGCCCACCCCTGGGAGGACGGCACCGCCGCCGTGCTGGCGCCGTCGGTGGGCGAGACCGCCGCCTCGCTCGGAGCGCGGGACGCGGGCGCGTACCGGCGGCTGCTGGAACCGTTCACCGGGCACTGGGAGACCCTCTCCGCCGACTTCCTGCGCACCCAGTGGCTCGGCGTGCCCCGGGACCCGCTGCGCTGGGCGCGCTTCATGAGCGTCGCCGGTCTGCCGGTGGCTGTGCTGTCCCGGCTGTTCCGTGACGGCAAGGCGCGCGCCCTGCTGGCCGGGCTGGCCGGACACGTGATCGCGGCCCCGACGAGCATCGCCTCCGGTGGGGTCGCGCTGATGTTCGCCCTTGCCGCGCACGAGCGGGGCTGGCCCATCGCGCGCGGCGGCTCGCAGGCGATCTCCGACGCCCTCACCGGCTATCTGCGGGAACTGGGCGGCACGGTCCACACCGGAGTCACCGTCAAACGGCTGGACGAGCTGCCGCCCGCCCGCGCCTACGTCTTCGACACCGCGCCGCGGGCCCTCGCCGAGATCGCCGGCCTGGGCAACGCCTACCGCAATTTCCGGCACGGACCGGGCGTCTTCAAGATCGACTACGCCCTGTCGGGCCCGGTGCCGTGGACGGCCCCCGAGGCGCGGCGGGCCGGCACGGTCCACATCGGACCCACCTACGGGGAGATCGACGACGCGCTGCGGCGGGCCGTCGGCGGCCGGGAGCCGAGGACACCGCTGCTGCTCACCGCCCAGCCCACCCTGACCGACCCGAGCCGCGCCCCGGAGGGCAAGCACACCTTCTGGGCGTACGGCCATGTGCCGAACGGCTGGACGGGCGACGCCACCGAGGTGATCGAGCGCCAGCTCGAACGATTCGCCCCGGGTTTCCGGGATCTGGTGCTGGCCCGCGCCACCGCCGGGCCGCCCGAGATGGCCGCGAAGAACGCCAACTACGTGGGCGGCGACATCGGCTGCGGAGCCTTCGACGGCCTCCAGTCCGCCATCCGCCCCAAGCTCGCCCGGGTGCCGTACAGCACGGCGCACCCGGCGGTCTTCCTCTGCTCCTCCGCGACCCCGCCCGGCGGCGGCGTCCACGGCATGTGCGGCCACCACGCCGCCCGCCGGGTCTGGCGCCGGCTGCGGGAGATGGCCCGCTGA
- a CDS encoding inositol monophosphatase family protein, giving the protein MIDDLSAEERAKLLDAAEQAVREAVAAEVMPRFRQLASHEIDVKTGPHDLVTVADRLAEERLTAALPALLPGSVVVGEEAVSADPGVLDALKGPAPVWIVDPVDGTRQFVHGDPGFSTLVALAREGEVLASWTYAPATGRMAVAVKGGGARLNGEPLRCGAAQPGELLEIATSHPDFTSLEEDEAFARLVVDGVAPRPCGSAGLEYLHVAQGTLDAVAFGWENVWDHAAGLLLVAEAGGASATMSGEPFALTGGNALPFTAARDGRTARRILELMRGSDLPRRTDQGGH; this is encoded by the coding sequence ATGATCGATGACTTGTCCGCGGAGGAGCGGGCCAAACTGCTGGACGCCGCCGAGCAGGCCGTGCGCGAGGCGGTGGCCGCCGAGGTGATGCCCCGCTTCCGGCAGCTCGCCTCGCACGAGATCGACGTGAAGACGGGACCGCACGACCTGGTCACGGTCGCGGACCGGCTGGCGGAGGAACGGCTGACCGCGGCGCTGCCCGCGCTGCTGCCGGGCTCCGTCGTGGTCGGCGAGGAGGCCGTCTCCGCGGACCCGGGGGTGCTGGACGCGCTGAAGGGCCCGGCGCCGGTCTGGATCGTCGACCCGGTGGACGGCACCCGCCAGTTCGTCCACGGCGACCCGGGCTTCTCGACCCTGGTCGCCCTCGCCCGCGAGGGGGAGGTGCTGGCCTCCTGGACGTACGCGCCGGCCACCGGCCGGATGGCGGTCGCGGTGAAGGGCGGCGGGGCCCGTCTCAACGGCGAGCCGCTGCGCTGCGGTGCCGCGCAGCCCGGCGAACTGCTGGAGATCGCCACCTCGCACCCCGACTTCACCTCCCTGGAGGAGGACGAGGCCTTCGCCCGGCTCGTGGTCGACGGGGTGGCGCCCCGGCCGTGCGGCTCGGCGGGGCTGGAGTATCTGCACGTCGCGCAGGGGACGCTGGACGCGGTCGCGTTCGGCTGGGAGAACGTCTGGGACCACGCGGCGGGCCTGCTGCTCGTCGCCGAGGCGGGCGGGGCGAGCGCCACCATGTCGGGCGAGCCGTTCGCCCTCACCGGGGGCAACGCCCTGCCGTTCACCGCCGCCCGCGACGGACGCACGGCCCGCCGGATCCTGGAACTGATGCGCGGCTCGGACCTTCCGCGGCGCACGGACCAGGGCGGTCACTGA
- a CDS encoding aspartate aminotransferase family protein produces MPDWLTLYYEDPVELTHGEGRHVRDAEGRCYLDFYGGVLTTMTAHALPEVTAAVREQAGRILHTSTLYLNRPMVELAERIATLSGIPDARVFFTTSGTEANDTALLLATAYRRSNQILAMRNSYHGRSFSSVSVTGNSAWSPTSLSPFQTLYVHGGVRTRGPFAELSDAAFTDACVADLEDVLGQAHGGAAALIAEPVQGVGGFTAPPDGLFAAFREVLDRHGILWISDEVQTGWGRTGDHFWGWQAHAASGPPDMLTFAKGIGNGMAVGGVVARAEVMNCLDAHSVSTFGGSPVTMAAGLANLTYLLEHDLQGNARRVGGLLIQRLRAVTAGLPVVREVRGRGLMIGVELAGPDGRPAPDAAGLALEHARAEGLLVGRGGREGNVLRIAPPLTLTVAEAEEGAELLGAALRRTQDAVEAERRP; encoded by the coding sequence ATGCCGGACTGGCTGACCCTCTATTACGAGGACCCGGTCGAGCTGACCCATGGCGAGGGGCGGCACGTCCGGGACGCGGAGGGCCGCTGCTATCTGGACTTCTACGGCGGCGTCCTCACCACCATGACCGCCCACGCCCTGCCCGAGGTGACCGCCGCCGTCCGGGAACAGGCCGGCCGCATCCTGCACACCTCGACCCTCTACCTCAACCGCCCCATGGTGGAGCTGGCCGAGCGCATCGCCACCCTCTCCGGCATCCCGGACGCCCGGGTCTTCTTCACCACATCCGGCACCGAGGCCAATGACACCGCCCTGCTGCTGGCCACCGCGTACCGCCGTTCGAACCAGATCCTGGCGATGCGCAACAGCTACCACGGCCGGTCGTTCAGTTCGGTGTCCGTCACCGGCAACTCCGCCTGGTCGCCGACGAGTCTGTCCCCGTTCCAGACGCTGTACGTGCACGGCGGGGTCCGCACCCGGGGCCCGTTCGCCGAGCTGTCCGACGCCGCCTTCACCGACGCCTGCGTCGCCGATCTGGAGGACGTCCTCGGCCAGGCCCACGGCGGCGCCGCCGCGCTCATCGCCGAACCGGTGCAGGGCGTCGGCGGGTTCACCGCGCCGCCCGACGGCCTCTTCGCCGCGTTCCGCGAGGTGCTGGACCGCCACGGCATTCTCTGGATCAGCGACGAGGTGCAGACCGGCTGGGGCCGCACCGGCGACCACTTCTGGGGCTGGCAGGCGCACGCCGCCTCCGGCCCGCCGGACATGCTGACGTTCGCGAAGGGCATCGGCAACGGCATGGCGGTCGGCGGGGTCGTCGCCCGCGCCGAGGTCATGAACTGCCTCGACGCCCACTCCGTCTCCACCTTCGGCGGCAGCCCCGTCACGATGGCCGCCGGGCTCGCCAATCTCACCTATCTGCTGGAGCACGACCTGCAGGGCAACGCGCGGCGGGTCGGCGGCCTGCTCATCCAGCGGCTGCGCGCGGTCACCGCGGGGCTGCCCGTCGTCCGGGAGGTGCGCGGCCGGGGACTGATGATCGGTGTGGAACTCGCCGGGCCCGACGGCCGCCCCGCGCCGGACGCCGCCGGTCTCGCCCTCGAACACGCCCGGGCGGAAGGACTGCTCGTCGGCCGGGGCGGCCGCGAGGGGAACGTCCTGCGCATCGCGCCGCCGCTCACCCTGACGGTCGCCGAGGCGGAGGAGGGCGCCGAACTGCTCGGGGCGGCGCTGCGACGGACGCAGGACGCCGTGGAGGCGGAACGGCGGCCCTGA